A stretch of the Conger conger chromosome 3, fConCon1.1, whole genome shotgun sequence genome encodes the following:
- the atp5po gene encoding ATP synthase subunit O, mitochondrial, producing the protein MAAARLGLQVRYFSSTASRPVAKLVKPPIQVYGVEGRYATALFSAASKQKKLDQVEKELAQVSALIGDHKLSSIVMNPHVKRSIKQKTFHDALTRENLSPITINLINVLAENGRLTLTPDVISAFRKMMSAHRGEVTCSVTTAQPLDETNLAELKTALNGFLQKGETIKLETKSDPSILGGMIVSIGDKYVDMSTKTKIQKLTKIIRDT; encoded by the exons ATGGCAGCGGCTAGATTGGGGCTGCAG GTGCGTTACTTCAGCTCCACTGCGAGCAGGCCAgtggccaagctggtcaag CCTCCCATCCAAGTGTATGGTGTGGAAGGTCGTTATGCCACGGCTCTGTTCTCTGCAGCCAGCAAACAGAAGAAGCTGGATCAAGTGGAGAAAGAGCTGGCCCAAGTCTCT GCCCTGATTGGAGACCACAAACTCTCAAGCATTGTGATGAACCCCCACGTCAAGCGGAGCATCAAGCAGAAGACCTTCCATGATGCCCTCACCAGGGAGAACCTCTCCCCCATCACCATCAACCTCATCA ACGTCCTAGCTGAGAATGGACGCCTGACCTTGACCCCTGATGTCATATCTGCCTTCAGGAAGATGATGAGCGCGCACCGCGGAGAGGTCACCTGCTCCGTTACCACTGCACAG CCGCTGGATGAGACTAACCTGGCAGAGCTGAAGACTGCCCTGAATGGCTTCTTGCAGAAAGGAGAGACTATCAAGTTAGAAACCAAG TCTGACCCCTCTATCCTGGGTGGGATGATCGTCAGCATTGGGGATAAGTATGTGGACATGTCTACCAAGACCAAGATTCAGAAGCTCACCAAAATCATCAGGGATACTTAA